The following is a genomic window from Spirosoma foliorum.
TGCCGTTTACCATAAGTAGCACACTCTGACGGGCGGCTAACAGGGAATAGCAATAGCGGTAAGTTCTAAACGGCTATTCCGACTTACTATTAGTTACCACTTTTCAGGCTGGGACACCACCTCACTAATCACAAAAGTTTATTATGGAACAACCCATAGGATTCAAAGACCTGGCCGATTATGATGGTATCATGAAATCGCTGGCCAACCTCAGCACTGCAAGCCAAAAACTTGGGGAAAATTCTGAGGCTACCATTGACGGCATAAAAAAGGCATTAACGACCTTAATGGGCGTAATGGGTAAGTATCAAGCCCAATTGCAGACGCTGCGGGATTCGTCTGAAGCGCCCAAAATGGTAGCCGGTTTTGTAGAAACGGCAACGGCCATCCGTGCTAATAATACCCTTCTTGCGCAACATAAGACCGCGGTCGACAGCAACAATCGGGTAATTGATCAAATGCAGTCCCGACTTTCGGCGCTCCAAAAGGAGTATGACAAACTAGATTTGTCGCAAAAGCAGGACATTCAACGAAAGAAAGAAATTGAACGGGAGTTAGTCCAAAATACCCGTGCCATTAATGCGCTGGCCTCAGCGACCAACAGTGCGGCCCGAACGGTGAAGGCCGCCGAAGGTTCGAATAATGCCCTAAAACAGTCAGTAGCTGCCCTAAAAAACGAGTTGAATGCGATGCCAGATGCCTACAAAAAAGGCACCGGAGAAATCAACGAACAGAACAAAGCAGCTGTAAAACTTAATGCTCAATATCAAGAGCAGGTAACTCTGTTGGGTAAAATCGAAAAAGGTCAGCAGATCCATAATCGCAATGTCGGAAATTACCCGAAAGGGAGCGGTGCGCTAAATGCCTTGGGGGATCTAACCGGCCTTGGTGGTATGGCGTCAGCCGCTGGGATCGGCGCTGTGATCGCGTCGGCGGGGGGGGCAGTACTGGAAATTGGACAGCAGTATGAGAAGCTCAATCTGTTAACTGAAAACGCCCTAAACAACAACAAGAAAGCGGCCGTCGAAGCCAATGCTATTATTCGGGATTTTGCTGATCATAGTCCACTGGAAATGGACAAAGTTACCGAGGCCTTTAATCGGCTCGTTGACATCGGGATTATTCCAACGAAAGAGCAATTGACCGAGATATCGGACATGGCGATTTCTAAGAATAAGGACATTACCGACTACGTCGAACTGATTGCTGATGCTCAACAAGGCCAGTTCGACCGATTGGCTGAATTCTCAATCAATGCTACAAAATCGGGCGACAAGGTAATATTTACCTATAAGGGCGTTCGTACTGAAGTCGCCAACAACAGTAAGGCAATTTCCGATTACCTGATCGGTTTGGGTAAGGTTCAGGGAACCATGGGCGCGACTGAAAAACTAGCTCAGACATTTTCGGGCCGGTGGTCAACCCTAAAGGATACAACCAAAGGAATTGCCAGTGACCTCTATCAAACTTTCCTGCCTGCTCTAAATGGAGTTCTTGGTGCGTTGAATTGGGGTATCGGTATCGTCGGTGGATTCGTCAAGGGACTAAAGCAAATGGCCCAGGAGCAGGGCATATTAACGACAATTTTCAAGTTTGTTGCCAGTCCACTTGCCGCAACAACTGAAGCTTACCAGGCACGAGCACGTGCGCCCAAGGCTGCTGATCCCAACCAAACCCCTGAACTTGACAAGTTACGTAAACAGCAGGAAGCTCAGAATAAAATCAACGATGCCAATCGCAAGCAGGCCGAAGCTGAGGAAAAGGCTAAAAAGGATGCCGATAAGATTCTAAACGAGAAGCTATCTAATAGTAAGGCTGCTAATGATCAGTTATTGGCCAGTAATGAAGCGGCTCAACAGGATGGCCTTATTTCGGAGCGGGATTTTATTAAACAGCGCCAGAAAATTACCATCGATGGGATAAATGAACGCCAGGCTATTTTGACCAAAGCAGGCAAAAAGGAGACAGACGACTATAAAAAGCTGAATACTGAACGATTGGATGCCCAGACCCAATACAAACGGGATCTATTGAAGCTGAACTTAGCCGATAGTAAATCCGATGCCTCCAAAGCCATTGCCGGTTTGGGTCGGGATCGAGAAGATGGGACAATAACGGATCTTGCTTACATCGAAGCTAAACGTGGTATTTTGGTTGCTTCTCTGAATGAACAAAAGCAGATCTTGCAGCAGGCTGGCCAGGGACAAAGTCAATTAGCTAAGGACATTGATCAACAGTTATTGGAGGTTGATCGGGACTACTTCCGGGATAAGTTGAAGCTACTAAAAACTGGCTGGAAGGAGGAATTAGACCTTACCCGAGAAGAACTCAAGGCGATTAATGAGAATGCTGCTTCTGAGTATGATGAGGCCTTAGTCAAAATCAATCAGTTCTATAACGAAAAGCGTAAACTGGTTAGACGTGACATCGATGCGGGGAAAATCTCTGATATTGAAGGAGGTCAACTCTTAGGTAGATTGGATATTCAGGAGTTGCAAGACCAAATCAAGGCGGCTCAGGTTGCCTATGACAAAGATCAGTTTAACAGTAATATATTGACTGAGTCGAAAATTAAACAGCTGGAAAAATACAAAGCTGCTGCTGCTGGAAATGCTAAAGAGGTTGCTGCCTATGATGAGCAGATTGCAGCCCTCAAAAAGGCAAGAGAGCAGGATGCAGTTAATGATACAATTGCATTAAATAAGAAGAAGGCTGACAATACTATTGCTCAATCAAATAGGGCAGATGCCAATGATGAAGAGAATACTAAGAAACAGAAGGCTAGGAGACAGCAGCTTACTGATACAGCTATTGAGATTGGCCGAACTTTAGTTGATGGTTTATTTGACAACCAGCAACAGGAAACCCAAAACAAGTTAACTCAACTTGATCGCCAGAAAGCGAGTGAATTGGCCGCGGTTCAAGATAATGAAGCGGCTAAAGCAGCAATTGAGGCTAAGTATACAGCGCAAAAAAATCAATTGATGCACCAGCAGGATGTCGCTAATAGGAATAAAGCCATTTTCGATATAGTCATCAATACGGCCGTTGCTGTTTCCAAAGTTATTGCCAATCCAATATTGGCAGCTTTAGTGGGTGCTCTAGGTGCCGTTCAGCTGGGTCTAGTGATGAGCCGACAACTCCCACAATATTTCGCAGGGAAAAATATTGATGGGATTACGAATGACAGCTATGCGGGCCCAGCTATTGCGGGGGAGCGCGGTCGTGAGCTATGGCAACATGATGGCCGTATTGATCTGGTCGATAAACCATCGTTGATCAACGTTGGGCGTAATGATGTAATTCTGCCCAACTATATGACGGAACACATCTTGCAATCAAACGCAATTGTTAGCCGGTCAGGAGCGCAGGCCCAGATAGGTAGTCGGCTCGTCGAGGCTCGGGATCAACATCAGGGTCGCCAGTTTGCCAGGGCGATTTCATTAGATCGTAATTCTATTTCGGTATTAGCCAAGGCAATCGGGGAAGCCAACAAAAATCTTCCTTTCAATCACACTACGTTTGATGCCCATGGAGTTGCTACCTATATTCAGGAGGCAAACAGCCGTCGGCTCATTCAGCAGAATAAGCACCGGTTAGGCAATAAGCCGGGGAGGTGATCCTTTAGGTTACTATTAACCTTATTCATGGCCAGCCAATACTTGTAGAAGTGGCTGGCCTTCTTTATTTCGATTAATAACAAAAAACGGAGCGAAGTCTATCACCAGGGATAACCCTGAAAATTAGGTGAGTCTTTTCGCGCGCATAGCATTTGATGTCAAAAAAACCTTCCTCGATTGGGTAGGGTGTAATTAGATTCTAAATTTCCCTGTTAATTCCCTGTTCTGAGGATGTTGCCTAACTGGGATAGGAAGCAACTGAAGATTTTTTCGGAGTCATTTTCTTGCGCGCGGGAAAGAGCGCGCCTGTTATTCGCCTGTTCTCAGGCGGACGTGTCACTTTCTAGTGAGGAAAAGAGTACCAAACCAGGAGGGGATAGAGATAGATCAATCGGGGGTGAAAACTTTTCAAGTTGAGTTTTGGAGCTATAAATATGGAGTTACGTTTACTGATTATCCCAAATGAAAATGCCCAGATACTAATCTGGGCATCAGCTATCACTAGGAAAGGCATCCTAATTGTTGAGTAGTTTCTTTTTCTGTTGATCGTACTCAGCTTGAGTCAATGCCCCTGCATCTAAAAGCTGTTTTAGCTTTAACAGCTCATCCGCTACAGAAACGGTTGAGGAGGTTGCTTGTGGTCGAGCCCCTACCATGGTATGGTTGATTGCTACAATTTCACCTACATCAATAGCCGATTGTATGTCAACAGAATAGTTGTAGGCTCCAGTAGGATTTATTACAGCAAATACCTTTTCACCCGTGTTTTTATCCTTCTGTACTTTAAAGAATTTAACGATCACAAATTTGCCAGCATAACGACTATCAAGGCTCATTGCCCTGAGGCCAACGATATAATTGGCCGGCTGCTCTATGTAAGCAAAAAGGCCACCATTCATTGATCCCTTACCCAGATAGAGCGTGTCTCCTGGAGATATCTCATAGTTACCTACGGAAATCGTTTTGTCAAATCGTTTTCCAGGAATTTGACTGTAAGAGGCTTTGTAGCATAGAAGCATCAGCAAGATTAAGTAGAGGTGTGTTTTCATAAAATGCGTTTTGTCACAAAGGGTGGTAATTAATGCAACTACTAACAGAGATAATTAATTTGTCAGGCAAAACAACAAATAAACAAACAGTTAATTATATAGCTAATTGGACAATTAACTAAATGGTTGTTGGGTAGGTCAGCGGAAAGGGAAATAATTCGTCGTTTAAAAGAAAAATCAGTCTCACAAACTCAGCTTAAATGTGAGATTTCGAGTTTGATTAGTGAGACGACATTTTGAGACTTTATCTAATGTAGTAAGAATTTATCTGGATGATAGCTGGATTTATCTCAAGAATAGGGCGTTTGCTGATTCAGTATTTAACTCGAATCTTTATCCTTTAGCGAGTATATCGTTCACTTTTGCAACAGAGTTAAAATGACATCAGCCGCAGCAAAGTTTCTTACGACAATTCTGATTATAGCGTGGGCAGCAACCGTCGCTAACGCGCAAGGCAACTCATCAAATCCCATTTTAGTGCGGGTGGGTAAGCTCTATGATAGCGAAAAACGTGAATTCATCAAGAACCAAGAATACTCATCGAAGATGGCTTGATCAGCGCCGTTGGTAAACGGCTGGCCTATCCAAAAGGAACAACAATTATTAATCTGAGTCAGCATACGCTAACGCCTGGGCTGATCGATATGCATACGCATCTGCTGTTCTTCCAGAAACAAACCCCGACTGGCTTTGAGGATGGGGCAAGGCCTCCAGCTGAAGAGCGAGTTAAACGGGGGCTTGGATTTGCCAAACAGGATCTGAACGCAGGAATTACTACTGTGCGGGATGTCGGCAATTCGGGCCGCTACCTGAATGTTCGGTTAAAAGAACTCTTGGCTAGGGATGCCAAACTTGGCCCCGATCTGTTTGCTTCGGGGCCCATTATAAGCCCTCCAGGGGGACAATTCGGTAAACTTGCTCCGGCGGATAGCCTTTTAATCCCTCAGGAATATACCGAAATTAAGGGCGTTGACCAAGCTAAAGCAGCGGTATTAGAGCATATTAAGCACGGAGTTGATGTCATCAAAATTTGTGCAAATACCTATGACAAGCTCCTTTCAGTGGACGAAATCAAAGCTATTGTCGAGACGGCTCACGCTAGAAATATTCCGGTTACGGCTCATGCCACGTATGATGAACCTATCCGAAATGCAGTCTTAGGAGGTGTTGATGGCATCGAACATGGGTATAGTGTATCCGACAGTACGTTAGCCTTAATGGCAGCTCGACATGTGTATTTAGTCCCCACTGATGTTTCGCGACGAAGGGGAAAGATATTAGTTGCCGGCCTGGGTATGATGGGTAAGACCGCTCAACTGGCCCTGCAAAGTTTGGATGCTTTCCATGAGCGATTAAGAAGAGCGGTAAAGAAGGGGGTGATGATTGTCTCCGGATGCGATTTTTATAATGATGTCAACGGTCTGAAGTGGGGTCCGAGTTCAGTTGATGTGCTAGTAGGCTATCGAGAAGCAGGTTTATCGGTACCGGAGGTACTCAGTTTTGCTACGATCAATGCCGCTAAAGCCCTGCATCGTTCCGATAGCATCGGCATTGTTAAAAAGGGGATGCAAGCGAACTTGGTTGTATTCAGCGGTGATTTAGAGACAAACTTTGAGAAGTCCTTATTCGATGTTGAAGCGGTATTTCATAAAGGCAAATTAGTACACCAAAAAACTAAGAAGTAGCAGCATTGCAGATAGTCTCTTCTTAAGCATGATTATAGAATATTGTAAAAACCACCTAACATGATCGAGAATATGCAACCACACTAAGAAAAGTGCAAAATTGGTTCTTTAATTTATTCTCTAAATACGCTCCAAAGTGAGACGAGAAGGTATCTATATTTCGGGCATTTTATAAGATGGAAATACTGCCTGTTGCAGTGATAACGAACAGAATTTAATTTAGTCGACGTAGTTTAGTAACTTGCGGTACAGTAACTAGTTAGGCTCAACAGGTTCTGCCCTCTTATGCTAACTAAGCGAGCCTGGATATACCCGTACGTAACTGACTTTGATACCAACAGCTCGTTTTGATTCATATCCTTTTTTACGGGGGGGGGGGCCAGATGGGGGCACTTATCCGTGCCTATGATTGGGCCGCATCTCCCCTAGGATCACCCAGTCAATGGCCTTCCAGCCTGCGCACCTCGGTCAGCAATATGCTACATACGGGGCTACCTATGTTAGTCCTCTGGGGATCAGAGCTGATTTGCCTCTACAATGATTACGTCATTCCCAGTCTAGATCCCACTACCCAGCATCCGGCTATTGGTAAGCCATCAGCCCAGATATGGCCACAGGCCTGGCCGGTTGTTGGCCCCCTGTTAGAAGGTGTCCTGAAAAATGGGGAACCGGTGACCTTTCAGGATGTACCAATGCTATTTTATCGCCACGGTGACACCGAGGAGGTCTTTTGGACATTTTGCTACAGTGCCATCGTGACCGATGACGGGCGTATCGGGGGTATTCTGGCCACCTGCCTGGAAACCACCCAGGCAGTACGGGCCCGTCAACAATTAGAGCAAAACCAGCAGCAGTTGCTTACTTCCTTTAAAGAAGCGCCGGTGGCCATTGCGGTTGTTAGTAAAGAGAAGCTGACGTTTCGGATGGCTAATCCGTTCTACGGTCAATTAGTTGGCCGTACACCGGACGAACTTGTCGATAAACCGCTCTTAGAAGCCCTACCGGAATTAGCCGGGCAAGGGTTTGATCGGTTGCTCGAAGACGTGATCGCTACCGGTACGCCTTACTCTGCCAATGAAGTAGCCGTTGAGCTTGTCCGAAATAACCAACTAGAAACCATTTACGTTAATCTCACCTATCAGCCCCGGCGTGAAGTCGATAAGGCTATTTCGGGGGTATTGGTAGTCGCCACCGACGTTACGCAGCAGGTTGTTACCCGAAAAAAAATTGAGGAAAGTAAGGCGCATCTGGACTTGCTGAGCAACACCGTGCCCGCCATGATCTTTTACTTGGATTTGCAACAGCGCTATCAGTCTTACAATGAAACCTTCATGCAGTGGTTTAACGTCGGCCCCACGGAGGTACTTGGAAAAACCGTGCGGGAGTTTCTGGGCGATGCGGCTTATCAGAAGGTGTTACCCCATTTAGCCATTGCCTATGCAGGCCAGCAGGAGCGATACGAGCTATGGAGCCCTGCCAAGATGGGCAAAGGAAAGTGGCTGGATATTACCTATACTCCCCACAAAACGACGGAGGGATCTGTACTTGGTTTAATTGTCCACGCGGCTGACATTACGCAGACCAAGCAAGCCGAAGTGGATTTGCGGGATAGTGAGGCTTCGCTACAGGGAGCCATAGAGTTGGCCGAATTGGGTACTTGGCAAATTGATTTGGTGACCGGTACGATTACTTTTTCTGAGCGGCTGCAAGCGTGGTTGGGTATTCAAACCGCCGAGTTGGAAGCCGAAGCCTCGCCCCGAATTCATCCCAAAGATCGCGAGCGGATACGATTGGCCTTAGGAAAGGCGTTAGAAAAAGGCAGCTCTGGTTATTTTGATGAGGTGTATACCATCCTCAACACGGTTACCGGGCAGGATCGAGTTATCCATGCGAATGGTCAGACATT
Proteins encoded in this region:
- a CDS encoding SHOCT domain-containing protein, whose translation is MKTHLYLILLMLLCYKASYSQIPGKRFDKTISVGNYEISPGDTLYLGKGSMNGGLFAYIEQPANYIVGLRAMSLDSRYAGKFVIVKFFKVQKDKNTGEKVFAVINPTGAYNYSVDIQSAIDVGEIVAINHTMVGARPQATSSTVSVADELLKLKQLLDAGALTQAEYDQQKKKLLNN
- a CDS encoding amidohydrolase family protein — translated: MISAVGKRLAYPKGTTIINLSQHTLTPGLIDMHTHLLFFQKQTPTGFEDGARPPAEERVKRGLGFAKQDLNAGITTVRDVGNSGRYLNVRLKELLARDAKLGPDLFASGPIISPPGGQFGKLAPADSLLIPQEYTEIKGVDQAKAAVLEHIKHGVDVIKICANTYDKLLSVDEIKAIVETAHARNIPVTAHATYDEPIRNAVLGGVDGIEHGYSVSDSTLALMAARHVYLVPTDVSRRRGKILVAGLGMMGKTAQLALQSLDAFHERLRRAVKKGVMIVSGCDFYNDVNGLKWGPSSVDVLVGYREAGLSVPEVLSFATINAAKALHRSDSIGIVKKGMQANLVVFSGDLETNFEKSLFDVEAVFHKGKLVHQKTKK
- a CDS encoding PAS domain-containing protein, whose translation is MIHILFYGGGGQMGALIRAYDWAASPLGSPSQWPSSLRTSVSNMLHTGLPMLVLWGSELICLYNDYVIPSLDPTTQHPAIGKPSAQIWPQAWPVVGPLLEGVLKNGEPVTFQDVPMLFYRHGDTEEVFWTFCYSAIVTDDGRIGGILATCLETTQAVRARQQLEQNQQQLLTSFKEAPVAIAVVSKEKLTFRMANPFYGQLVGRTPDELVDKPLLEALPELAGQGFDRLLEDVIATGTPYSANEVAVELVRNNQLETIYVNLTYQPRREVDKAISGVLVVATDVTQQVVTRKKIEESKAHLDLLSNTVPAMIFYLDLQQRYQSYNETFMQWFNVGPTEVLGKTVREFLGDAAYQKVLPHLAIAYAGQQERYELWSPAKMGKGKWLDITYTPHKTTEGSVLGLIVHAADITQTKQAEVDLRDSEASLQGAIELAELGTWQIDLVTGTITFSERLQAWLGIQTAELEAEASPRIHPKDRERIRLALGKALEKGSSGYFDEVYTILNTVTGQDRVIHANGQTLFDADGTPRSIAGTAQDVTIQQELQLALENEVQTRTEELATTNQDLTAINEELLESTALLVRSNENLQKFAYIASHDLQEPLRKIQQFGDLLKTGYARSPEEALTYVERMQSAASRMSMLIRDLLSFSRISTRRDASAPVLLQPIVASVLQTLELVIQETGAHIHVGLLPIISGDAIQLSQLFQNLLSNALKFRLPAISPVIEIKAQRVAVTDLPTGIKPGRLAPEYYCIDVIDNGVGFDEKYLDRIFQVFQRLHSKSEFAGTGIGLAICEKVVTNHGGAITASSQPGQGATFSVYFPVE